A part of Populus alba chromosome 8, ASM523922v2, whole genome shotgun sequence genomic DNA contains:
- the LOC118055877 gene encoding serine/threonine-protein kinase AGC1-7, giving the protein MDPLSRPVGNASANQRALPSTRTSPKSQLSTTSAAAGATTTAALPANMKANEAKTFSSITNHANLSGRSSTRANSLESSGGANKPHTGADVRWDAIQLATARGTIGLSNFRLLKRLGYGDIGSVYLVELRGTNAHFAMKVMDKASLASRNKILRAQTEREILGLLDHPFLPTLYTYFETDKFYCIVMEFCSGGNLHSLRQKQPHKHFTEEAARFYASEVLLALEYLHMLGIVYRDLKPENVLVRDEGHIMLSDFDLSLRCSVSPTLVKSSSLHASTNGSGGLGILEDESVVQGCIQPSTFFPRMLPGKKSRKTKSDYGLFVGGSMPELMAEPTNVRSMSFVGTHEYLAPEIIRGEGHGSAVDWWTFGVFLYELVHGATPFKGHGNRATLFNVVGQPLKFPENPQVSMAARDLIRGLLVKEPHKRIAYKRGATEIKQHPFFEGVNWALVRSALPPHVPEPVDFSQYASKEAPPADKKTPDIGGDKKDGSSPENKDESYVEFEYF; this is encoded by the exons ATGGATCCATTAAGCAGGCCTGTGGGAAATGCTAGTGCTAATCAACGTGCCCTTCCAAGCACTAGAACATCTCCAAAATCTCAACTTTCAACTACTTCAGCAGCAGCAGGAGCAACAACAACAGCTGCATTGCCAGCAAACATGAAGGCAAATGAAGCAAAGACTTTTAGTTCCATTACCAACCATGCCAATTTGAGTGGCAGAAGCTCTACTCGTGCCAACAGTCTAGAGAGCTCCGGTGGTGCCAACAAGCCCCACACAGGGGCTGATGTCAGATGGGACGCCATTCAGTTGGCCACTGCCAGAGGTACAATCGGCCTTAGCAACTTTAGGCTTCTCAAGCGCCTTGGATATGGTGACATTGGTAGTGTCTATCTTGTTGAACTTAGAGGGACTAATGCCCATTTTGCTATGAAAGTAATGGATAAGGCTTCTCTTGCAAGTAGAAACAAGATATTAAGAGCGCAGACAGAGAGGGAGATTCTTGGACTTCTTGACCACCCATTCTTGCCCACTTTATATACTTATTTCGAAACTGACAAGTTTTACTGCATCGTCATGGAATTCTGCAGTGGAGGCAATCTTCATTCTCTTAGGCAGAAGCAGCCTCACAAGCATTTTACTGAGGAAGCAGCACG ATTTTATGCATCAGAGGTGTTGTTGGCACTTGAATACCTGCACATGTTAGGCATAGTATACAGAGATTTGAAGCCAGAAAATGTTCTAGTAAGAGATGAGGGGCATATCATGCTCTCAGACTTTGATTTATCGCTTCGTTGCTCGGTGAGTCCAACCCTCGTCAAGTCTTCATCTTTGCATGCAAGCACCAATGGCAGCGGCGGTTTAGGCATTTTGGAGGATGAATCTGTAGTGCAGGGTTGTATCCAACCGTCAACATTTTTCCCACGCATGTTACCAGGTAAAAAGAGCCGAAAAACCAAATCAGACTATGGACTCTTTGTTGGAGGGTCAATGCCGGAATTAATGGCAGAGCCGACAAACGTCCGTTCGATGTCATTTGTTGGCACACACGAGTACTTAGCCCCTGAGATCATTCGCGGAGAAGGTCATGGCAGTGCAGTGGACTGGTGGACTTTCGGCGTCTTCTTATATGAACTAGTGCATGGAGCAACACCCTTCAAAGGACATGGAAACAGAGCTACATTATTCAATGTTGTAGGGCAGCCATTGAAATTTCCAGAAAATCCACAGGTCAGTATGGCGGCTCGTGATCTGATAAGAGGACTTCTAGTTAAAGAACCCCATAAAAGAATTGCATACAAAAGGGGAGCCACAGAGATAAAACAGCATCCGTTTTTTGAAGGAGTGAACTGGGCTCTGGTCAGAAGTGCCCTGCCTCCACACGTACCTGAACCTGTAGACTTCTCACAATATGCTAGCAAAGAAGCCCCCCCAGCCGACAAGAAAACGCCAGACATTGGAGGTGATAAAAAAGATGGCAGTTCTCCTGAAAACAAGGATGAATCTTATGTAGAGTTTGAATACTTTTAG
- the LOC118055772 gene encoding mediator of RNA polymerase II transcription subunit 22a codes for MNKAGGIAMGGGGGVGSGPTTAAAAAAAQKQKALMQRVETDIANIVDNFTHLVNVARINDTPVRNSQEAFMMEMRAARMVQAADSLLKLVSELKQTAIFSGFASLNDHVDQRIGEFTQLAEKTDSMLARIGEEAAASLKELETHYYSSAQRTSQTLEP; via the exons ATGAACAAAGCCGGCGGAATTGCAATGGGGGGCGGTGGAGGAGTTGGAAGTGGGCCGACAACGGCGGCGGCTGCAGCAGCGGCGCAGAAGCAGAAAGCACTGATGCAGAGAGTGGAAACTGATATTGCCAACATCGTCGACAATTTCACTCACCTCGTTAACGTTGCTAGG ATTAATGACACGCCAGTTAGAAACTCACAAGAGGCGTTTATGATGGAAATGCGTGCAGCCAGAATG GTTCAAGCAGCCGATTCTTTACTAAAGTTGGTGTCAGAGTTGAAGCAGACAGCAATCTTTTCAGGATTTGCTTCTCTTAATGACCATGTTGATCAAAGAATAGGGGAATTTACCCAGCTTGCAGAAAAAACAGATAGCATGTTAGCTAGAATTGGAGAGGAGGCTGCTGCTAGCCTCAAGGAGCTTGAAACTCATTACTATTCTTCTGCGCAGAGGACAAGTCAAACCTTAGAACCGTAA